In Colletotrichum higginsianum IMI 349063 chromosome 1, whole genome shotgun sequence, one genomic interval encodes:
- a CDS encoding Sterol glucosyltransferase: protein MSKRDTVRMVEDDTVPQDYLPSYETAINEGLQQHRDSVRSDGRVDVNLDSRLATTLARFIPDFKDTAELAQAAAAQGPPPEYFEAAERFAEKKTFPVRLNIVIQVVGSRGDVQPFIALGNELQTYGHRVRLATHDVFDDFVRKSNLEFYPIGGDPSELMAYMVKNPGLIPSLKSLKGGDIQKKRKMVKEMLEGCWRSCVEPDPRTGAPFVADAIIANPPSFAHVHCAQALGVPLHLMFTMPWSSTRAFPHPLANLQFGDKGVVDQMTANFVSYSIVEWLTWQGLGDVINDWRKTIDLEEVPFSEGPVLAESQKIPFTYCWSPALVPKPIDWPAYIDVCGFFFREPPQYTPPAELANFLKNGPTPIYIGFGSIVIDHPEEMTKILIEAVRATGVRAIISKGWSNLGGIESDDVLFLGDCPHEWLFANVAAVFHHGGAGTTACGLLNGRPTTIVPFFGDQPFWGDMVAIAGAGPKPIPHKKLNAQNLADAIRFCLTPEAAAAASEVAAKMRTENGVATAAKSFHANLPLDILPCDIFPDQPAAWDFKRGKKHLRLSKRAAGVLLDHLKIDKKNMSLHETRTYFIENRRWDPVTGTASSLMGVGLGMAKGASDIVVKPIQVYHKRSKLKSAEMEDVDVARSSASSDAPTPPPRSPSLAPPRSDVLERPRSAGRGCGSTTGAAMKASASGLGTFFKSYGKFYLDVPLAVTEGLRAAPKLYGEKVEDHAPIKDWKSGAMVGGKNFVTGVGGGFTDLFYQPYKGGRDGGAAGAAMGVGKGVMNMVTKTASGTLGIVAYPVQGAYQSIRTAVKSKTRNGIAAARREEGEYLVRNAPVDVETVLRKFDDMCRASEAGQAKAQGNGFFDFGRKSKDRDTQGTPY from the exons ATGTCGAAGCGCGACACGGTCCGGATGGTGGAAGACGACACAGTACCGCAGGACTACCTCCCATCCTACGAGACGGCAATAAACGAGGGACTGCAACAACACAGAGACAGCGTCAGAA GCGATGGTAGAGTCGACGTGAACCTCGACTCGCGGCTCGCGACGACGCTCGCCCGCTTCATCCCCGACTTCAAAGACACGGCCGAGCTCGCAcaggccgcggcggcccaGGGCCCTCCCCCCGAATACTTCGAGGCGGCCGAACGCttcgccgagaagaagacgttCCCCGTCAGGCTCAACATCGTCATCCAGGTCGTCGGCAGCCGCGGCGACGTGCAGCCcttcatcgccctcggcaacGAGCTGCAGACGTACGGCCACCGCGTGCGGCTGGCCACGCACGACGTCTTTGACGACTTCGTGCGCAAGTCCAACCTCGAGTTCTAccccatcggcggcgaccccTCGGAGCTGATGGCCTACATGGTCAAGAACCCGGGGCTCATCCCGAGCCTCAAGAGCCTCAAGGGCGGCGACATccagaagaagcgcaagatGGTCAAGGAGATGCTCGAGGGGTGCTGGAGGTCGTGCGTCGAGCCCGACCCGCGGACGGGCGCGCCCTttgtcgccgacgccatcatcgcgaACCCGCCGAGCTTCGCCCACGTCCACTGCGCCCAGGCCCTGGGCGTGCCGCTGCACCTCATGTTCACGATGCCCTGGAGCAGCACGAGGGCGTTCCCGCACCCGCTGGCGAACCTGCAGTTCGGGGACAAGGGGGTCGTCGACCAGATGACGGCCAACTTTGTATCGTACAGCATCGTCGAGTGGCTGACATGGCAAGG TCTGGGAGATGTCATCAACGACTGGCGCAAGACGATCGACCTCGAGGAAGTGCCGTTTTCCGAGGGCCCGGTGCTCGCAGAATCACAGAAAATTCCCTTCACCTACTGCTGGTCCCCGGCGCTGGTGCCCAAGCCGATCGACTGGCCCGCATATATCG ACGTGtgcggcttcttcttccgggAACCGCCCCAATACACGCCGCCTGCGGAGCTGGCCAACTTCCTCAAGAACGGACCGACCCCCATCTACATCGGCTTCGGCAGTATCGTCATCGACCACCCCGAGGAGATGACCAAGATCCtgatcgaggccgtccgcgccACGGGCGTCCGCGCCATCATATCCAAGGGATGGAGCAACCTGGGCGGCATAGAGTCGGACGACGTGCTGTTCCTTGGGGACTGCCCACACGAATGGCTGTTCGCCAACGTCGCGGCCGTCTTTCaccacggcggcgcgggaaCGACGGCGTGTGGGCTCCTCAACGGCCGGCCGACAACCATCGTGCCCTTCTTCGGAGA CCAACCGTTCTGGGGCGACATGGTGGCCATCGCAGGCGCCGGGCCGAAGCCGATCCCGCACAAGAAGCTCAACGCGCAgaacctcgccgacgccatccggTTCTGCCTGAccccggaggcggcggcggcggccagcgaGGTGGCGGCCAAGATGCGGACGGAGAACGGCGTGGCCACGGCGGCCAAGTCGTTCCACGCCAACCTGCCCCTCGACATCCTGCCGTGCGACATCTTCCCGGACCAGCCGGCCGCGTGGGACTTCAAGAGGGGCAAGAAACACCTGAGGCTGTCgaagcgggcggcgggcgtcctcctcgaccaccTCAAGATCGACAAGAAGAACATGTCTTT GCACGAGACGAGAACGTACTTTATCGAGAACCGACGATGGGATCCCGTGACGGGCACGGCTTCGTCCCTGATGGGCGTCGGGCTCGGCATGGCCAAGGGCGCCTCggacatcgtcgtcaagcCGATCCAGGTGTACCACAAACGATCCAAGCTGAagtcggccgagatggaggacGTGGACGTCGCGCGGAGCAGCGCCAGCAGCGACgccccgacgccgccgccgcgatcGCCGAGCCTCGCGCCCCCGAGATccgacgtcctcgagcgTCCGCGGAGCGCCGGCAGGGGCTGCGGCAGCACGACGGGCGCGGCGATGaaggcctcggcctcgggccTCGGCACCTTCTTCAAGTCGTACGGCAAGTTCTACCTCGACGTGCCGCTGGCCGTCACCGAGGGCCTCCGCGCGGCGCCCAAGCTCTACGGCGAGAAGGTCGAGGACCACGCGCCCATCAAGGACTGGAAGTCCGGGGCCATGGTCGGCGGCAAGAACTTCGTCACgggagtcggcggcgggttcACGGACCTGTTCTACCAGCCGTACAAGGGCGgccgggacggcggcgcggcgggcgcggcgaTGGGGGTCGGCAAGGGCGTGATGAACATGGTGACCAAGACGGCTTCCG GAaccctcggcatcgtcgcgtACCCCGTCCAGGGCGCCTACCAGAGCATCCGGACGGCGGTCAAGTCCAAGACGCGgaacggcatcgccgccgcccggcgggaggagggcgagtaCCTCGTGCGTAACGCgccggtcgacgtcgagacggTGCTGCGGAAGTTCGACGACATGTGCCGCGCGAGTGAGGCGGGCCAGGCAAAGGCCCAAGGGAACGGCTTTTTTGATTTCGGGAGGAAGAGCAAGGACAGAGATACCCAGGGGACTCCTTATTAG